Within the Equus przewalskii isolate Varuska chromosome 1, EquPr2, whole genome shotgun sequence genome, the region tgtactttcTCCTTGGGAACCTTTCCTTTGTGGATATGACCCTTGCATCCTTTGCCACCCCTAAGATGATTGTGAACTTGGTAAAAAAGCAGAAGATCATTTCCTTTGCTGGATGCTTCACACAGATCTTTCTCCTTCACTTACTGGGTGGAGCTGAAATGGTACTTTTGGTATTCATGGCATATGACAGATATGTGGCTATTTGTAAGCCCCTACATTACATGGCCATCATGAACAAGAAGGTGTGTGTTTTGCTGATAGTGACCTCATGGTTCTTAGGTCTCCTTCATGCAGGGCTTCAGATTCCCTTTGTTGTGAACCTGCCATTCTGTGGTCCCAACACAGTGGAAAGCATTTTCTGTGATCTCCCTCTGGTTACTAAACTTGCCTGCATAGATACCTACATTGTAGAGATAGTCATTGTTGCCAACAGTGGGATGATCTCTCTGAGCTGTTTCAGTATTTTGCTTATCTCCTACAGTGTGATCCTCATAACCATCAGGAGTCACTCTTCTACTGGGCAGTCCAAAGCTCATGCCACTTTGACTGCTTACATCACAGTggtgattattttctttggtcCATGCATCTTCATCTATATCTGGCCTTTCAGCAACCACTCTGTGGATAAGTTCCTTGCTGTTTTTTACACCATTGTCACCCCTATCTTGAACCCAATTATCTACactctgagaaacaaagaaatgaagacagccataaataaattatggaatgcTTTTGTGACTTCTAGAGAGGATAGTtagattaaaaatattgtttagatAGAAATAGGatatcttttaagttttttagattttcctttaaaaattgttatttatcCATACAGAGTAAGTCAAGCAAAACacagcaaaattataaaaatcagacaTTCATTcagtgatatttttaatatagtacccacaaaaattaattaagtggttttagatttttaaatgatgctGACTGAATTATAAAAATTGTCAAGTAAAATCTCACTTGTATTTAAGAAGACTTGGTAAATATATGCTTTAtaagttattaaaaatgatactcattgaaagagaaaataaagtgaatCCTCAGAAAATTTACCACATTTTTCTGTAGTGAGAATAATTTGGCACTTATTGTGGGCCCAAGATCGGTTCTGTCTTCTCAGCAATATTAAGGTCTGAGTCAGTAATCACATGTGCTGCCTCCTAAGAAAACGGTAACTCTGAGTTTCATATCCTATCAAAGCATACTCCTTTTCCTTGTTGCCTCCAaaatgagagttttttttttttgaggaagattagccctgatctaacatccatgcccatcttcctctactttatatgtgggatgcctgccacagcatagcttgataagcgatgcataggtctgcacttgggatccaaagcagcaaACCCCAAGCTTCTGatgtggagtgcatgaacttaactgctaggccagagggccagccccaaaatgagAATTTTGTAGATGTCCttaaggcttttaaaattatcaaatctCACCCTCATTTGCCTACCCCAAAATTTCTCAATTTCAGAAACTATGTTCCTCACTCCAACAATAAGATTACAAAATTCAGAAATAGAATAACGTTTTCCTTAAGAGTAAGTtgaacttgaaatatattttataataaattacatTATGCATGCTATTATTTTCTAGAGGATTAATGTAATAACATTTAGATACCATCACGTCACTAGTAATTTCcattaataaaacataatttagtGGAGTTTCTATAGCTGTGAATTTGAATAAATTCATTCACACTTGTCATTTAGGTCGGTCTGTAATACTTGGCACTGACATATGACATAACAATCAGCAGCTATAGAAagttgtattttatctttttaacaagTCTAGTTGTACGCAAAGTGAAGTCCTGACAACAAAAGATCATTAGTACATTTTTTTGGTAGATTATTTCCTATACTTTTACATACCATTTGACCACAATCACAAAACTAGAATTTAATGATGTTAGAGGACACTGAAATCTTAGGGAAGAAATTTCAGGTAGTGGCAGCAACTGTGGTTACAGAGACAAAAGGGAGTAGGAAAATAATCCTGTGTATTCActcaatgaaaacaaataatctgaATAACACAACAATGAGCAAATGTTTTGTTTAACAAATCGCAAAAGTTGATAACTAAACTCAACTTTTATAATAGATAAGTCTATTATAACATGATGAAGCTATCTCAGAATGCATTTCAGATAAATTTCAAATTCCGTAGGAATTGTTTCCTTAtgtttcattgaaaaaaataaagacgtTTTCCCATTCTACAAAGCCAATCCAAAGTTTGTGAACATGAACAATAATGGAATTAGAAGCATCATAATAGATAAGTGCACACATTTACTCTACTATAAATGCACACATCTCAATGCCTCCACCGTGATCCTCCCagtcaaaagacaaatacattaaaaaatagccAAGGAGCTGTAGTAGGAGTTTTTCTGAACCAGCCACAAAACTACCAGAGAGTAGGAAAGAAGCCATGACATTTGGAGAATTCCCTTGTGTCTCACAAACATCAGAGTTCTATTTGACATGGCCACGTCATGTATTCTTACCCACTGCCAAAGGAGGAAGCACAAGGATAGCTTTATACGTAGACCACATACAAATTTACACATATTTGGTGATGCTCCATAGTGCCTGGAGAAATCCCTTACCAAAAATCTTCATTCAGTAGATGCCACTTGACCTGAAATTACACTACTTTTTTGTCATTCTTTAGTGATAAAACCATTTCCTTTCTAAAGATacattatttaaatatacaaaaatacaaacagtAACATATTTGCTTGTTTTCATTTATGCATATCATACTACGAGTGAGTTTCACTACTGTTTTCTATGACAACAAGCTGAGATCAAAGCCCTGGGGAAATGATGTCCTGATGAGTATTGAGACTAGGAATAGATAGAGAAAAAAGtggagaaaggcagaaaaatggcCTAAAAGACAGGtacattttacacattttataaGTTTTTTGGATATGCTTTGATCATACTGTAATGAGATTTAAGAGCATTAATCAACAGAGGAAAATAACCTCGAAGAAAATTCTGTTTGTGTAACTGGAAAATAGGTCTAACTCTGACACTGCACCTGGAGATTTGGGGTTCTAGCTGAAGTCCCAGAATCTGCAGGCATTGCTATCCAGTGCAATCACATTCCGAAAGGAACCAATTATCTCTGTCCCACACAAAGGCTTTGCAAATTTTCGTGAAAGCTCATTTCATAATCACCAACACTTGAAACAATCTAAATAGACAAGCAAATTGCGATCTGTCCATACtttgagcaataaaaaggaataaactagaGGCAGGACATCCAAAATGGCTATGAGAAGTTTGGAAAATCATTTCCCAGAAAAACTGCagtaaaactggacaaaattttCAGACAAAAACACTAAACCATTTAGAGTCTCTGGAAAATGACCAGAGGGCACAcaacaaattgagaaataattactAAAGAAAATCTACTAGATCTCGGTAAGAACAGGAGGAGTCTGATATTTAAGCCAGGGTCGGCTCCTATttctcccagctctgtgctgtGAAAGTTCTTCACTGCACAGGTAGGGCATTCTATAAGTACAAGAAGATCCTTCAAGCTCCAGACCTGCAATGAAATGATTCTATCCCAGGTGGACCAAGGCAGGCTTTAAAAACTGGTGATTCTCATCTCTCCTCTTGGCTCTGGCTCTGTGTTATGGAAGTCTGCCCAGGGTAAACATGGCAGAGAGGATAGCTTGGAAGCTCCATGGCCCTGACCAAGGAAGATGACTTTATTTGGGGAACAACATGGAAAATCCATGTCCACAGcctattatttaaaacaatgaagagTAAAGTGGGGACACTGCTAACAAGcttacaaaaaaaaagtattataaaggaatactatgaaaaagtatatgccaacaaattagataactacATGGAATGGACAAGTACCTAAAAAGACACacgaagaaatacaaaatctgaagagaaatataagaagtaaagagattaaattagtaattttaatacttctcaaaaaaaaaaaagtaggccctgatggcttcattggtgaattataaaaacattcaagaagaaataataccaattcttcataaactattccagaaaatagatgaGTAGGGAAGAACACTTCACAACTCATTCTATGGCAGAAAttttaccttgataccaaagccaggaaaagacaccacaaaataagaaaatgacaaagcaAGATCCCTCGTAGACAGAGACCCAATTATATACTACATACCAGAAACACGCcctaaatataaagacatagatagGTTAAACATGAAAGGATCAAGGGGAAGAACAAAGTCAGATGACTGACTTCAttcaatttcaagacttactgtaaagcaaGACTTACAGTAAGccagacagtatggtattggaaAAACAGTAGGCAAAAATtgagagaacaaaacagaaggCCCAGAGATAGACTGACATAGAAATAGGCAAccgatctttgacaaaggagcaaaggcaatacaatagagaaaagacagtctttttaacaaatgttgctggaacaactggatatctacatacaaaaagaaaaaatgaatctagacataggATTTACACCCTTtacaaaactaactcaaaatggatcacagacttaatgTAAAATGCACACTATAAATATCCTAGATtataacagaggagaaaatccaGATGTTCTTAaatatggcaatgactttttagatacaacaccaaaggtatgatccatgaaagaaattattgataagctggacttcatgaaaattaaaaactttttctctgcaaaagacaatgctgagagaatgagaaaacaagccgcactgggagaaaatatttgcaaaagttaTATCcaataaaggactattatccaataaacacaaaaaaactcttaaaagtcaacaaaaagaaaacagcccagttaaaaatgagcaaaagaccaCAACAAAAACTTCACTAAAGACTATgcatagatggcaaataaacttatgaaaagatgttcaacatcatgtATCATTAGggaattgaaattaaaacaacgagataccacccACTATACACGTATTAGAATGACTAAATCCAAAACattgacaacatcaaatgctgacaaagatgtggagcaacaggaactttcattcattgttAATGGGAATACtgaatggtacagccactttggaagagagtggcagtttcttacaaaactaaacaaactttTACCATATAGTTCAGCAAccatactccttggtatttatccaaatgctCTGAAAACTTATGTACATCCAAAaccctgcacacagatgtttacagtaactttatttataattgccaaaacttggaagcaatcaagatgtccttcagtaggtgaatggataaataaactgtggtacatccagaaaatgaaatgttattcaacagtaaaaagaaagaagctatcaagtcatgaaaaggcatggagaaaacttaattgcacattactaagtgataGAAGCTGATCTGAAAAGACTGCATAGTGTATGATttcaaccatatgacattctggaaaagacaaaactatggagtcAGTAAAACGATCAATGATTTCCAGGAGTTAGCGGAGTGGGAAGAatagcacagaggatttttaaagaagtgaaactattctgtattttTAGGGCAGAGTACGTAATGTAATGGTGGATAGacgtcattatatatttgtcaaaacttatagaATGTAGAAGAGCAAGAgagaatcctaatgtaaactgtgaacTTTGAATGATAaagatgtgtcaatgcaggttcactGATGGTAACAAATGTTCCACTGTTGTGTGAGATGTTTGTGGAGGAGGTGGTGTGTCGGGGGGACAGGAGGCATATGGGACCTCTGTACATTCcactcaattttactgtgaacctaaaactactctaaaaaaatagtctcctttttaacttaaaaaagtaaaatgatggaaaaatatactcCATACTAAcacaaatcaaaagaaatcttcagtggctatattaatatcagataaagtatatttttagagcaaagaatattactagGGATAAAGAATGCCATTTCACACTGAGAAAGAGGTCAATTAATCAAAACACAGCAATTTATTTATGTCCCTaataacaaaagtttaaaatataagaaGCAAAAGTTGATAGATctgcaagaagaaataaacaaataacaaattaTAATAGGTACTTCAATACCCCTTtgtcaataattgatagaacaagtggACAAAAATTTATCAGAGATGCAGTAGATCTGAATAACACTATGAACCAATTTGACACAACTGACGTTTACATATTACTTTGACCAAAATCATCAGaatcctcattcttttaaaatgtacaaaaaatatttatcaagttaagccatattctgggccataaaataagtctcaataaattttaaaggattcaGGCTATACAGAGATTTCTGCACAAATATTCACAGTAGTTTTATTTATGATAgcccaaaaactggaaacatctaAAATGTCCCTTAGCAGATGAGCTGataataaattgtggcatatacatacaatggaatatgatttagCAAGAAAAGGAATGCACTATTGATACAATAACGTGAAAATTATATAAGTACGCTGTGTGAAAGAActcagacaaaaaaagaatagatacCACATGATTCAACTcatatgaaactctagaaaatgcagacTAATGTACAGTAACAGAAAGCAGAGTAACAGTCATCAGGGGAGGAGGAtgtgtggagggaagggaaggaggattATCAAGGAACACAAGGGAGCTTTTAGGGGCTAATGGATATGTTCACTGTCTTTATTGTTACGATTGTTTTCCTGGTTgaatacatatgtcaaaatttat harbors:
- the LOC103559902 gene encoding olfactory receptor 4K17-like, with the protein product MESMEQLNQSQVSEFVSLGLTNSQDIQFLLFALFSVIYVLTVSGNLLIVVTVFYIPNLHTPMYFLLGNLSFVDMTLASFATPKMIVNLVKKQKIISFAGCFTQIFLLHLLGGAEMVLLVFMAYDRYVAICKPLHYMAIMNKKVCVLLIVTSWFLGLLHAGLQIPFVVNLPFCGPNTVESIFCDLPLVTKLACIDTYIVEIVIVANSGMISLSCFSILLISYSVILITIRSHSSTGQSKAHATLTAYITVVIIFFGPCIFIYIWPFSNHSVDKFLAVFYTIVTPILNPIIYTLRNKEMKTAINKLWNAFVTSREDS